The Synechocystis sp. PCC 6714 genome includes the window TGGTTTGGAAATTTAATCCCTGTTGTCCATAGGCATTGGCCATAAACATACTACCCACATTACTGGGACTGCCCTGGGGCCGGGGCAATTTCACTAAAATATCAGCGGCGTTAGCTTGGCTGATAAGAAAAGAGTGGGCTTCAACAATGACAGGAGCTTGCTGAACGGCGGTTGTTGGTAGAATCCCTAGTAAGGAGACAAAAGCAGGAAATAATGACATGGTCTTGTATTTTCCAGAAATTAATCCTCAGTATACTTCCTGAAAAGGATGGTCAATGTTAGCTCCACTCAAATGGGAATAATTTGGGGTATGGAACAATTTTTCAAATCCAGTCTAGTGCCACGCCAAAGTCCCTTGCACTGGTATTGCTGAATTGGATTGAGGTTTTTTATAATCGCCAACGGTCACAGTCCACCATTAGCTTTCTTTCTCTTCAACAATTTGTAGATAATTTCTACTTCCCCTGACTTGCATTTTTATGGATAATTTTCCTCCACCGCCAGAATCCTACAATCTGGCCAATGAATTAGCTCGGGAACGTAGCCGAGCCGCCGCGGAAAGAACATTGATGGCATGGATTCGTACTAGTCTTTCCCTCATTAGTTTTGGCGTGGGTATTGATCGGATTGTGGCGGCCATCCATGGAGCTTTTCCCGATGGTAGAAGTGGTTTCCACCTATCCCGTACTCTAGGATTATCCTTTATCGTTATTGG containing:
- a CDS encoding YidH family protein, producing the protein MDNFPPPPESYNLANELARERSRAAAERTLMAWIRTSLSLISFGVGIDRIVAAIHGAFPDGRSGFHLSRTLGLSFIVIGTLALLAAAINHRQDLKHIERGGFIYQPRLSISFVVAIALVVVGAFAFLAISFQGI